The genomic window GGTTCACCGAAGACTCTGGCCTTCAGCTCGTCGCTTTTGCCTTTCTGCTCGGCTTGGAATGCTCTCCCTGGAATTGAAGCCACGCTGCCCTTGTGTTAAGCGCACTCCATGGCCATCAGCCGTGAGGTCGTTCGACGCATCGCGACGCTGGCTCGCTTGGAACTGGGCGAGGAGGACGAAGTTGCGTTCACCGAACATCTCGACCACATCCTGCAATACTTCAGCAAGCTGGATGGGCTGGACACGCAGAACGTCGAACCGACGGCCCACGTGGTGGACATGGCGGAGGCGTACCGCGACGACGTCGTCACCAATCCTCCGGCACCGGAAGCGCTGCGCGCCAATGCACCGGCACGCGACGGAGACTTCTTCAAGGTGCCTAAGATCATCGAGTAATCAGACTCCGCGGGGACACTTTGAGATCGGACGGTAACGCGTGGACCTGACTCGTCTCACCATTGAAGAAGCCGCCGCGTTGCTGGCAAAGAAAGAGATCAGCTCGGTGGAGCTGACGGGCGCGGCCGTGGAACGCATTCGCGCCACCGACACGGAGATACATTCGTTCCTCACGGTGACCGAAGACGTGGCGCTGGCGCAGGCGCAGGCCGCCGATGCGCGCCGGGCACGTGGCGAAACGGGTCCGCTGCTGGGCGTCCCGGTCGGCATCAAGGACGTGATCTTGACCAAGGGGATCCGGACGACGGCCGGGTCGAAAATCCTTGAACACTTTGTGGCACCGTATGACGCCACCGTCACGCGGAAGCTGCTGGACGCCGGCGCCGTGTGCGTCGGCAAGACCAACTGCGACGAGTTCGCCATGGGATCCTCGACGGAGAACTCGGGCTTCGTGGTCACGCGGAATCCCTGGGACCGGAGTCGTGTCCCGGGAGGCTCGTCGGGCGGGTCGGCGGCGGCCATTGCCGCCGCACAGTGTCAGGGAACGCTGGGCACCGATACCGGCGGCTCGGTCCGACAACCCGCTGCGTGCTGCGGCATCGTGGGTATGAAGCCAACATACGGCCGCGTCAGCCGGTACGGCGTTGTGGCGTACGCGTCGTCACTGGATCAAGTCGGGCCGATGGCACGCACCGTCACCGGGTGTGCGCACCTCCTCGCCGCCATCGCCGGACATGACCCGCACGACTCGACCTCGGTGCCGCGGCCCGTGCCTGACTATGTCAGCCTCCTGGCTGGCAGCATCAAGGGGCTGCGCGTCGGCATCCCGCGAGAGTATTTCGTCGAAGGGATGCAGGCCGACGTCGACCAGGCCGTCCGCAGCGCCGTCCGTGTCCTGGAAAGGCTCGGGGCGCAGGTCAGCGAGGTGTCGCTGCCGCACACCGAGTACGCCGTTCCGACGTACTATTTGATCGCCACCGCCGAGGCCAGCTCAAACTTGGCGCGTTACGACGGCATCAGGTATGGCCTGCGGCTTGGCGAGCAGGAGGCGCTGCTCAAGATGTATCAGCGTACGCGGGCCGGTGGCTTCGGCACCGAGGTAAAGCGCCGCATCATGTTGGGGACCTACGCGCTGTCAGCGGGGTATTACGATGCGTACTATCTCAAGGCGCAGAAGGTGCGGACGCTGATCCGGCGCGACTTCGAGCAAGTGTTCAGCACGCAAGACGTCATCGTCACCCCAACGGCGCCGACCACCGCCTTTCGGATCGGAGAAAAGACGAGCGATCCCTTGCAGATGTACCTGTCGGATATCTTCACCATCTCCATCAACCTGGCCGGGCTGCCGGGCCTGTCGCTGCCGTGCGGTTTCGACCGCAACGGCCTGCCCATCGGCTTGCAGGTCGTCGGACGGCCATTCGAAGAGGAGAAGGTCTTCCAGGCCGCCTATGCCTACGAGCAGGCGACAGAGTGGCATGAAAAGACAGTCGATGAATGATAAGTCGATAGTCAATAGTGAAGAATCGTGCAGGAACTATTACCTGCAAGCCATAAGCCATAAGTTATAAGCTGTACTATGTCATCCTACGAAACGATCATCGGATTGGAGGTGCATGCGGAGCTGCTGACGCAGTCGAAAGTCTTCTGCGCCTGCTCCACGCAGTTCGGTGCACCGCCGAACCAGAATACCTGTCCGGTATGCTTGGCCATGCCCGGAGCCCTGCCGGTGCTCAATCGCCGCGTCGTCGAGTTTGGCATCCGCGCCGGGCTCGCGGCCAACTGTCAGATTGCGAGCCACAGCCGCTGGGCGCGCAAGAACTACTTCTATCCCGACCTGCCCAAGGGCTACCAGATCAGCCAGTACGAGCTGCCGCTGTGTCTCAACGGCTTCATTGATATCGAGGACAACGGCGAATCCAAACGGGTGCGGCTGACGCGCATTCACATGGAAGAGGACACCGGCAAGAATATCCACGATGCCCACGGGGACGCCAGCTTGGTCGACTTCAACCGCTGCGGGGTACCGCTGCTGGAGATCGTCAGCGAGCCCGAGATCCGCTCGCCGCAAGAGGCCAGTGCGTATCTCCGCAAGCTGCGCGCCATCCTGCAGTACCTGGAGATCTGCGACGGCAACATGGAAGAGGGCAGCTTCCGTTGCGACGCCAACGTCTCCATCCGCCCCCGCGGCTCGACCCCATTGGGTACGAAAGTGGAGATCAAGAACATGAACTCCTTCCGTGCCGTGGAGCGCGCCATAGAGTACGAGATCAAGCGGCAAACCGAGGTGCTCGGCGGGGGAGGACGCCTGGTGCAGGAAACGCGGCTGTGGGACCCGGACCGCGAGCTGACCCGGTCCATGCGCTCGAAAGAGTCTGCCGACGACTACCGTTACTTCCCCGAGCCCGATCTGTTGCCGCTGCTGGTCAGTGACGCGTGGATTGAAGAGGTGCGGCGACACCTGCCGGAGCTTCCGGACGCGCGGCGCCAGCGCGTTGTGCGGGAGTACGGTCTCCCCGAGTACGACGCGTTGGTGCTGACGCTGCGCAAGGACGTCGCCGACTACTACGAGGCGGCGGTGCGCCAGTACCGCAATCCAAAGGCGCTGAGCAACTGGGTCATGGGCGACCTCCTCCGCATCATCAGGGAGCGCAAGCTGGACAACGCATTGGTCATTCATGACTGGCCCGTACCGCCGGAGCGGCTGGCGGCCATGGTGGAGCTCATCGACAGCGGTGAGATCAGCGGCAAGATCGCCAAGGCGGTGTTCGACGAAATGGTGAACACCGGCAAGACCGCGGTACAGATCGTGGCGGAGCAAGGCCTGACGCAGATCTCCGACGAAGGTCCCATCCTCAACGCTATCGATAGCGTCATCGCCGCCCACGCCGACAAGGTCGCCCAGTACCGCAGCGGCAAGGACAAGCTGTTTGGATTTTTCGTCGGCCAAGTGATGAAGGCGACGCAGGGAAAAGCCAATCCGCAGAAAGTCAACGACCTGTTACGGGAGAAACTCGACAGGTAAAGGATGCCCGATCCCGATTCAGGGACAGCCGATCATCGCCGCCCGAGAGTTCGGCTGCGACGTGGGCCGGCATGGGCAGTCGCGGTCGTTGGCGTCGCCGTCAGTCTGGCCGTCGGTCTCCCGGGCCACGTGGCTCATGCTGAGGCGTTGTCCCCGCGCATCGCCAACTACAAGATCGAGGCGCAGTACGACGCCGAGACGCACACCGTCACCGGCCGCGAGATTCTGACTTGGCACAACACCACGCTCGAGGCCGCAGCCGATCTGTACTTCCATCTCTACCTCAACGCTTTCGCCAATAACCGCTCTTCCTTCGTGCGTGAGGCCGGGGAGATGTGGGTGGATTGGTTGAAACTCCATCCGCACGGATGGGGCTACATCGAGGTCAAGGCGCTGCGCATCGGTGGCGCAGATGTCGTGAACCGCATGCGCTTCGTGCATCCGGACGACGATAACATCAACGACCGCACCGTCGTTCGGGTGCCGCTCGAGCGGCCGGTGCCTCCGGGTGAGACGGTAGAGGTTGAGGTGGAGTTCGTCGCCAAACTACCGAAGCTTGTCGCGCGCTCGGGCTACGCGGGGCCGTTTGCCTTCGTAGCGCAGTGGTTTCCAAAAATCGGCGTGTACAGGGATGGCCAGTGGAACTGCCACCAGTATCATCTCACCACCGAATTCTTCGCCGACTTCGGCGCCTACGATGTGAGCCTCACTGTCCCACGCCATGCCGTAGTCGGGGCGACGGGTGTGTTGCGGGAGTCGCACGAGGACGGCGCCAGCAAGACGCTGCGTTTCGTTGCGGAGGACGTGCACGATTTTGCCTGGACCATCGATCCCCGCTTCCAGGTGATTGAAAGGACGCTGGGTGATACGGCTATTCGCCTGCTCGTGCAGCCGAGGCATCTGGCTCAGGCGGATCGCTACCTGCAAGCAGCGCGGTCTGCGCTCGACTGGTACCAGCGATGGCTCGGACGATATCCCTACTCACAGCTGACCCTTGTCGATCCCGGGCCGGGCGGCGGCGGTGCGGGCGGGATGGAGTACCCGACGCTGATCACCCTGGGCACTGCGTGGTGGATGCCGCAACGGGTCCGCCTCCCGGAGTTCATCACCGTGCACGAGTTCGGACACCAATACTGGTACGGCATGGTGGCAAACAACGAGGCGGAGGAGGCCTGGCTGGACGAGGGGATCAATTCGTACGTCGAGGGACGCATCATGGATACGGTCTACGGTCCCGGGAGTTACCTCGACCTCTTCGGATTGCGCTTCGACAGTTCGGCCATGCGTCGGCTGCAATACGTGCGAGCAGCACAGCACGACCCGGTGACGCGGCGGGCGTGGGAGTTCCTCGATCGGTCCAGCTATGGCGCCATTTCCTACAGCAAGACGGCCCTGATGCTTGACACCTTAGCGGTATATGTCGGTGACGAAGGGCTGCGCCAGGCGCTGGCGGCGTACTTCCAACGCTGGCGGTTTCGACATCCACGCGGCGAAGATTTCGTTGCGAGCATGAATGAAAGCCTCGGCCAGGATCTCAGCTGGTACTTTGATCAGGTGCTGCCCGGCACCGGCGTGGTCGATTATGCCGTAACGCAGGTCAACGCCGAGGAGTTGCACGCACCCGCCGGCTACACCGTTTCGGGCGCAGAGATTGGAGAGGAAGTGCTGCCGCAGGAGCCCCAGGGGAAGCAATACCACAACGAGGTCGTGGTGGAGCGCCTGGGATCAGTCTCTCTGCCGGTCGAGGTGCACATAACATTCGACGATGGGGGCGTAACCAAAGAGCATTGGGATGGGCGCGACCGCTGGAAACGCTTCGAGTACACCGGCAAACAGCGGGTCGAGTGGGCGGCGGTGGACGCGCTCCCACTGGACGTGAATGTCGTGAACAACTCCCGCATGCGTGCCGGGGGCACCCGTGGCCTGGTGCGGATCGCCGGGCGCTGGGGCTTTTGGTTCCAGAATCTGATGTACTTTCTTACGGGACTATAAGCGATGGGCCGCGCGTATCTGTCGGGCTTTCGCGCCGCGCTGCGCCGTTGGCCGGTGGTGCTGGTTCTCTTTCTGGCAGGCCTGGCCTCTGGGCTGGGCTTTACCGCCGTCACCTGGTCGTGGCTGTCGCGGTCGCTCGATAAGTCATTCGCGACCCGGTCGCTGCTCACGGATTTGGACAT from Candidatus Binatia bacterium includes these protein-coding regions:
- a CDS encoding M1 family metallopeptidase, coding for MPDPDSGTADHRRPRVRLRRGPAWAVAVVGVAVSLAVGLPGHVAHAEALSPRIANYKIEAQYDAETHTVTGREILTWHNTTLEAAADLYFHLYLNAFANNRSSFVREAGEMWVDWLKLHPHGWGYIEVKALRIGGADVVNRMRFVHPDDDNINDRTVVRVPLERPVPPGETVEVEVEFVAKLPKLVARSGYAGPFAFVAQWFPKIGVYRDGQWNCHQYHLTTEFFADFGAYDVSLTVPRHAVVGATGVLRESHEDGASKTLRFVAEDVHDFAWTIDPRFQVIERTLGDTAIRLLVQPRHLAQADRYLQAARSALDWYQRWLGRYPYSQLTLVDPGPGGGGAGGMEYPTLITLGTAWWMPQRVRLPEFITVHEFGHQYWYGMVANNEAEEAWLDEGINSYVEGRIMDTVYGPGSYLDLFGLRFDSSAMRRLQYVRAAQHDPVTRRAWEFLDRSSYGAISYSKTALMLDTLAVYVGDEGLRQALAAYFQRWRFRHPRGEDFVASMNESLGQDLSWYFDQVLPGTGVVDYAVTQVNAEELHAPAGYTVSGAEIGEEVLPQEPQGKQYHNEVVVERLGSVSLPVEVHITFDDGGVTKEHWDGRDRWKRFEYTGKQRVEWAAVDALPLDVNVVNNSRMRAGGTRGLVRIAGRWGFWFQNLMYFLTGL
- the gatA gene encoding Asp-tRNA(Asn)/Glu-tRNA(Gln) amidotransferase subunit GatA, with product MDLTRLTIEEAAALLAKKEISSVELTGAAVERIRATDTEIHSFLTVTEDVALAQAQAADARRARGETGPLLGVPVGIKDVILTKGIRTTAGSKILEHFVAPYDATVTRKLLDAGAVCVGKTNCDEFAMGSSTENSGFVVTRNPWDRSRVPGGSSGGSAAAIAAAQCQGTLGTDTGGSVRQPAACCGIVGMKPTYGRVSRYGVVAYASSLDQVGPMARTVTGCAHLLAAIAGHDPHDSTSVPRPVPDYVSLLAGSIKGLRVGIPREYFVEGMQADVDQAVRSAVRVLERLGAQVSEVSLPHTEYAVPTYYLIATAEASSNLARYDGIRYGLRLGEQEALLKMYQRTRAGGFGTEVKRRIMLGTYALSAGYYDAYYLKAQKVRTLIRRDFEQVFSTQDVIVTPTAPTTAFRIGEKTSDPLQMYLSDIFTISINLAGLPGLSLPCGFDRNGLPIGLQVVGRPFEEEKVFQAAYAYEQATEWHEKTVDE
- the gatB gene encoding Asp-tRNA(Asn)/Glu-tRNA(Gln) amidotransferase subunit GatB, coding for MSSYETIIGLEVHAELLTQSKVFCACSTQFGAPPNQNTCPVCLAMPGALPVLNRRVVEFGIRAGLAANCQIASHSRWARKNYFYPDLPKGYQISQYELPLCLNGFIDIEDNGESKRVRLTRIHMEEDTGKNIHDAHGDASLVDFNRCGVPLLEIVSEPEIRSPQEASAYLRKLRAILQYLEICDGNMEEGSFRCDANVSIRPRGSTPLGTKVEIKNMNSFRAVERAIEYEIKRQTEVLGGGGRLVQETRLWDPDRELTRSMRSKESADDYRYFPEPDLLPLLVSDAWIEEVRRHLPELPDARRQRVVREYGLPEYDALVLTLRKDVADYYEAAVRQYRNPKALSNWVMGDLLRIIRERKLDNALVIHDWPVPPERLAAMVELIDSGEISGKIAKAVFDEMVNTGKTAVQIVAEQGLTQISDEGPILNAIDSVIAAHADKVAQYRSGKDKLFGFFVGQVMKATQGKANPQKVNDLLREKLDR
- the gatC gene encoding Asp-tRNA(Asn)/Glu-tRNA(Gln) amidotransferase subunit GatC, giving the protein MAISREVVRRIATLARLELGEEDEVAFTEHLDHILQYFSKLDGLDTQNVEPTAHVVDMAEAYRDDVVTNPPAPEALRANAPARDGDFFKVPKIIE